In a genomic window of Nodosilinea sp. E11:
- the plsY gene encoding glycerol-3-phosphate 1-O-acyltransferase PlsY, whose amino-acid sequence MAVLAIVLLLVAAYLLGSIPTGYLVAKWLKGIDIRQHGSGGTGATNVLRTVGKGAAIAVLAIDLLKGLLAVLLVAAVWPTFAALLPEAAAWQPWLTMLAGLMALVGHSKSVWINFTGGKSAASGLGVLIGLAWPVALGAAAAFAITLALSRMVSLGSIAAAIATVVLMVVTGQPLPYAVLGTLGAVYVILRHRSNIDRMLAGTEPRLGQQPSNLS is encoded by the coding sequence ATTTGGTAGCCAAGTGGCTCAAAGGCATCGACATTCGCCAGCACGGGTCGGGAGGCACCGGGGCCACCAACGTGCTGAGAACGGTCGGCAAAGGGGCGGCGATCGCCGTGCTGGCGATCGATCTGCTCAAGGGGCTACTGGCGGTGCTGTTAGTGGCCGCCGTGTGGCCGACGTTCGCCGCCCTACTCCCCGAGGCGGCAGCATGGCAACCCTGGCTCACCATGCTGGCTGGCCTCATGGCCCTGGTGGGCCACAGCAAATCGGTCTGGATTAACTTTACCGGCGGTAAGTCGGCTGCCTCGGGGCTGGGAGTCTTAATCGGCCTGGCCTGGCCGGTAGCCCTAGGGGCAGCGGCAGCCTTTGCAATTACCCTAGCCCTTAGCCGCATGGTGTCTTTGGGGTCGATCGCGGCCGCGATCGCCACCGTAGTGCTGATGGTAGTCACCGGCCAGCCGCTGCCCTACGCCGTGTTGGGCACCCTGGGCGCGGTCTATGTAATTCTGCGCCACCGCAGCAACATCGATCGCATGCTGGCCGGCACCGAACCCCGCCTTGGGCAGCAGCCCTCTAACCTCAGCTAG
- a CDS encoding fasciclin domain-containing protein gives MAKRWAVGFASVGAAALLAACGTDTTDTTAGTTPAQDSATTEAPAAGYETAGDGNSVLDVAASESDFSTLVEAVEAAGLTEALATSGPITLFAPTNAAFDALPDGTLDQLLLPENQDVLRQVLTYHVVDGEVPASAVTTGDVPSASGETIALQVDDATGDVMVNQAMVTEADIQASNGIIHAIDQVILPPGLAL, from the coding sequence ATGGCTAAGCGTTGGGCTGTTGGGTTTGCCAGCGTTGGTGCTGCGGCTCTGCTAGCAGCCTGCGGTACCGACACCACCGACACCACCGCCGGTACTACGCCTGCTCAGGATTCAGCCACGACCGAAGCGCCTGCTGCTGGCTACGAGACCGCTGGTGACGGCAACAGTGTTCTTGACGTGGCTGCCAGCGAAAGCGACTTTAGCACCCTAGTCGAGGCTGTTGAGGCTGCCGGGCTGACCGAAGCCCTGGCCACCAGTGGCCCGATTACTCTGTTTGCGCCCACCAACGCCGCCTTTGACGCGCTACCCGACGGTACCCTAGACCAGCTGCTGCTGCCTGAGAACCAAGACGTGCTGCGCCAAGTCTTGACCTACCACGTAGTCGATGGGGAAGTGCCTGCCTCTGCGGTGACCACTGGGGATGTACCCAGTGCTTCGGGTGAAACTATTGCCCTGCAAGTTGACGACGCTACGGGCGATGTGATGGTCAACCAGGCCATGGTGACTGAAGCCGACATTCAAGCTAGCAACGGCATCATCCACGCCATTGACCAGGTGATTTTACCCCCCGGCTTGGCGCTCTAG
- a CDS encoding MFS transporter, with translation MSKLPPLPFSVKVFYGVGELAAAVPASLSAFFVLYFFTTVAGLSPALAGAVLLFGRFWDAINDPLIGWLSDRTVSPWGRRYPWMLGGVIPLAISSVLLWTVPPFASQWGIFAYYIVLSLFAFAAFTTVQLPYTALAAELADDYDERTDLIGMKSAFSIGGSIVALLMAQAVFARVADPARQYIILGALSASLAVVIIGLCVAGTYRRYWQVQAGRPRLATDTQSPALLPQLRSVFSNSAFRQVLGLYLCGWMSVQVTAAMLPYFVGAWMGLPATHFAQMALAVQGTAIAMLWGWDWVAKRTGKRTVFLMGAPLAALALGGLATVQPGQVVWMYSLGVIAGIGVATLYMVPFAMLPDVVDLDELNTGLRREGLYFSALVFLQKLGLAIALFISGQVLGWTGYVANADSQPAAALNAIRLLIGPLPALLLVVGLWFCYRYPISRDRHQQILLALQTQRQQRIAAEAGPELDSTASDL, from the coding sequence TTGTCTAAGCTACCGCCGCTGCCGTTTTCGGTAAAAGTGTTCTACGGCGTAGGTGAGCTGGCGGCGGCGGTGCCGGCCAGCCTGTCTGCGTTTTTTGTGCTGTATTTTTTTACTACGGTGGCGGGGTTAAGCCCGGCTCTGGCGGGGGCAGTGCTGCTGTTTGGCCGCTTTTGGGATGCGATTAATGATCCGTTAATTGGCTGGCTGAGCGATCGCACCGTGTCGCCGTGGGGCCGCCGCTACCCCTGGATGCTGGGGGGGGTGATTCCGCTGGCGATCTCGTCGGTGCTGCTGTGGACGGTGCCGCCCTTTGCCAGTCAGTGGGGCATTTTTGCCTACTATATTGTGCTGTCGCTCTTTGCCTTTGCCGCCTTTACTACCGTGCAGTTGCCTTATACGGCCCTGGCGGCAGAACTGGCCGACGACTACGACGAGCGCACCGATCTGATCGGCATGAAGTCGGCCTTTAGCATTGGCGGCAGCATTGTGGCGCTGCTGATGGCCCAGGCGGTATTTGCCCGAGTGGCCGACCCGGCCCGCCAGTACATTATTTTGGGGGCGCTGTCGGCGAGTTTGGCGGTGGTGATTATTGGCCTGTGCGTGGCGGGCACCTACCGCCGCTACTGGCAGGTGCAGGCTGGACGGCCTCGGCTGGCTACCGACACCCAGAGCCCAGCCCTGCTGCCCCAGCTGCGCAGCGTGTTTAGCAACTCGGCCTTTCGCCAGGTTTTGGGCCTCTATCTCTGCGGCTGGATGAGTGTGCAGGTGACCGCCGCCATGCTGCCCTACTTTGTCGGGGCCTGGATGGGGTTGCCCGCCACCCACTTTGCCCAGATGGCGCTGGCTGTGCAGGGTACTGCGATCGCCATGCTCTGGGGCTGGGACTGGGTGGCCAAGCGCACCGGTAAGCGTACCGTGTTTCTGATGGGGGCTCCCCTGGCGGCTTTGGCCCTGGGCGGGTTGGCCACGGTGCAGCCGGGGCAGGTGGTCTGGATGTATAGTCTCGGCGTGATTGCCGGGATTGGGGTGGCCACGTTGTATATGGTGCCCTTTGCCATGCTGCCCGACGTGGTTGACCTAGACGAACTCAACACCGGCCTGCGGCGGGAGGGGCTGTACTTTAGCGCCCTGGTGTTCTTGCAAAAGCTGGGGCTGGCGATCGCTCTGTTTATCTCGGGGCAGGTGCTGGGCTGGACTGGCTATGTCGCCAACGCCGACAGTCAGCCTGCCGCTGCGCTCAACGCCATCCGTCTATTGATTGGTCCGCTGCCCGCACTGCTGCTAGTAGTAGGGCTGTGGTTTTGCTACCGTTACCCGATTAGCCGCGATCGCCACCAGCAGATCTTGCTAGCTCTGCAAACCCAGCGCCAGCAGCGGATAGCCGCCGAAGCGGGGCCAGAGTTAGACAGCACCGCTTCAGACCTGTGA
- the psb28 gene encoding photosystem II reaction center protein Psb28, with amino-acid sequence MAEIQFARGIAEPVIPDVRLTRAKDGSDGTATFYFDYPQALSQQEGVEITGMYLVDEEGELVTRDVNGKFINGEPAGIEAIYVMKSEADWDRFMRFMNRYAEQNGLGFTKS; translated from the coding sequence ATGGCCGAAATTCAGTTTGCCCGTGGCATTGCAGAACCCGTAATTCCCGATGTTCGCCTCACCCGCGCTAAGGATGGTTCAGACGGTACGGCCACCTTTTATTTCGACTATCCCCAGGCGCTCTCGCAGCAGGAAGGGGTGGAGATCACCGGCATGTATCTCGTTGACGAAGAAGGGGAACTGGTGACCCGAGACGTCAACGGCAAGTTCATCAATGGCGAACCCGCAGGCATTGAAGCGATCTACGTGATGAAAAGCGAAGCCGATTGGGATCGCTTTATGCGGTTTATGAACCGCTACGCTGAACAAAACGGTCTGGGTTTCACCAAGAGCTAG
- a CDS encoding MogA/MoaB family molybdenum cofactor biosynthesis protein, producing the protein MAHPQPLSRPVGCAVVTVSDTRTVESDRSGQILQTLLTTAGHLVHDYRIVPDEPDRIAALCQTLAQRADIDCILLTGGTGIASRDTTYDAVAALLEKTLPGFGELFRQLSFAEIGSRAMASRAVAGVYQAKLLFSLPGSSKAVTLAMEALILPELPHLVSVLQT; encoded by the coding sequence ATGGCCCATCCCCAGCCTTTATCGCGACCGGTGGGTTGTGCGGTCGTCACAGTGAGCGACACCCGTACAGTCGAGAGCGATCGCAGCGGGCAGATCTTGCAAACCCTGCTCACCACGGCGGGGCATTTGGTCCACGACTACCGCATCGTGCCCGACGAGCCCGATCGCATTGCTGCACTCTGCCAAACCCTGGCCCAGCGGGCCGACATAGACTGCATCTTGCTCACAGGCGGTACCGGCATTGCCTCCCGCGACACCACCTACGATGCCGTCGCGGCCCTGCTAGAAAAAACCCTGCCGGGGTTTGGCGAACTGTTTCGTCAGCTCAGCTTTGCCGAAATTGGTTCTCGCGCCATGGCCTCCCGCGCGGTGGCGGGGGTTTATCAGGCCAAACTGCTGTTTTCTTTGCCTGGTTCTAGCAAAGCCGTCACCCTGGCCATGGAGGCGCTGATTTTGCCAGAGCTTCCCCATCTGGTGAGTGTGCTGCAAACCTAA